Proteins co-encoded in one Scatophagus argus isolate fScaArg1 chromosome 11, fScaArg1.pri, whole genome shotgun sequence genomic window:
- the dcaf17 gene encoding DDB1- and CUL4-associated factor 17, producing MAPYKRRRTVNATELLSQRGRGIRDAGTMIRHNMKVLRALTFQESRNFIKVWSKISKSTITYENGKIYFENYQTCYSCVHSEPQVLYKLPKRSKLEKFEDALLCQSPLDKTLASPSDHKPSLLALTANNWLYRLSAETGEELQRVYLSSKHKFRYLSWDVSQEMFFVKSVQNKETSLERQAGISQNTVMHLAIFHVFPLQIVGILEITKKIFGNGVTDVVLSQGVLVVSYSNKSVKLYSFEYIIQRYLTEKLTLGKESSLLGGKTVGDIPFGIPVNIQITDCPPVLFEVSCSNNSVQIGGYPWHYIYTPPHKNHRGTHHICALKDSTTATNGIQNMNCCSLENDGIFFHPDDSGRIIHVGPSIINVLKILGEPNSGFPSKVVEDFSMVTRRNNPPASQVTFTSSGRTVKRRFHQLDDDPDQETFRTVEYEDELNLLAVVVTNGEEGEGKAHIQLHDNQSGQLLRTVDLIEPWDETYRHELFFDKDTIVHIEQKNTSFCCHVYKLKAARN from the exons ATGGCGCCttacaagagaagaagaaccgTGAACGCCACTGAGCTGTTGAGCCAGAGGGGCAGAGGTATCAGGGATGCCGGGACCATGATCAGACACAATATGAAGGTCCTTAGAGCTCTCACTTTTCAG GAGAGCAGGAATTTCATTAAAGTATGGAGCAAGATCTCAAAATCTACAATAACGTATGAGAATGGTAAAATCTACTTTGAAAATTATCAGACCTGCTACAGTTG tGTTCATTCAGAGCCTCAAGTTCTATACAAGCTGCCCAAGAGGTCGAAGTTGGAGAAATTTGAAGATGCTTTGCTGTGTCAGAGCCCACTT GACAAAACATTAGCTTCCCCATCTGATCATAAACCCAGCCTCTTGGCTTTGACAGCCAATAACTGGCTGTATCGCCTTTCAGCTGAAACGGgagaagagctgcagagagttTACCTCTCTTCAAAACACAAGTTCAG GTATCTTAGCTGGGATGTTTCtcaggaaatgttttttgttaagtctgttcaaaacaaagaaacatctTTAGAACGACAG gcAGGTATTAGTCAGAACACAGTGATGCACCTGGCCATCTTTCATGTTTTCCCCTTGCAAATTGTGGGCATTTTGGAGATTACCAAAAAG ATATTTGGAAATGGCGTTACTGATGTTGTACTGTCTCAAGGTGTCCTCGTGGTGTCTTACAGCAACAAATCAGTGAAGCTGTACAGCTTCGAGTACATTATCCAAAGG TACTTGACAGAGAAGTTAACACTTGGAAAGGAGAGCTCACTTCTTGGAGGCAAAACAGTGGGAGATATCCCATTTGGCATTCCAGTGAATATCCAGATCACAG ATTGCCCTCCAGTGCTTTTTGAGGTGTCATGCTCTAACAACAGTGTCCAGATTGGTGGCTACCCTTGGCACTACATCTACACTCCACCACATAAAAATCACAGAGGGACTCACCACATCTGTGCACTCAAGGACAGCACTACG GCAACAAATGGAATACAAAACATGAACTGCTGCTCTCTAGAGAATGATGGGATCTTCTTCCACCCAGATGACTCAGGAAGAATCATTCATGTTGGACCGTCCATCATAAA TGTCCTAAAGATCCTTGGTGAACCGAACAGTGGTTTTCCATCAAAGGTAGTTGAAGATTTCTCTATGGTGACCCGTCGAAACAACCCT CCTGCATCACAAGTCACTTTCACCTCATCGGGCCGCACGGTGAAGAGAAGATTTCATCAGCTGGATGATGACCCAGATCAAGAG ACTTTCCGTACGGTGGAGTATGAAGACGAGCTGAACCTTTTGGCAGTAGTGGTAACTAATGGTGAGGAGGGGGAAGGAAAAGCCCACATCCAACTGCATGACAACCAGAGCGGGCAGTTACTTCGGACGGTTGATCTGATTGAGCCTTGGGATGAG ACTTATCGGCACGAGCTGTTCTTTGACAAAGACACAATTGTTCATATTGAACAAAAGAACACCAGCTTCTGCTGCCATGTTTACAAGCTCAAGGCTGCCAGAAACTAA